One Pseudomonas tolaasii NCPPB 2192 genomic window carries:
- the scpB gene encoding SMC-Scp complex subunit ScpB → MNLTEPRELAPLLEAFLLASGKPQSLERLFELFEEAERPEPPVFKKALEILRKSCEGRAFELREVASGYRLQIREKFSPWVGRLWEERPQRYSRAMLETMALIAYRQPITRGEIEDVRGVAVNSHIVKTLLEREWIRIVGYRDVPGKPAMFATTKVFLDHFNLKNLDDLPPLAELREMEAEPVLDFDDAPVPQGLQELADASAEPEEPKDETSFHTLLLELDDMEQGIKTDFDDLLREGAVEPEIGVNVEVEADVEVEPEPEEDILGVAQAREKLLAAVAALEQPPLSDEEDEARALAEAIEAERHQLDD, encoded by the coding sequence ATGAATTTGACTGAACCCCGCGAACTGGCGCCGTTGCTGGAAGCCTTTCTCCTGGCCTCGGGTAAACCGCAATCGTTGGAGCGCCTGTTCGAACTGTTTGAAGAGGCCGAGCGCCCCGAGCCGCCGGTGTTCAAGAAGGCGCTGGAGATTCTGCGCAAGTCCTGCGAGGGCCGCGCCTTTGAATTGCGCGAAGTGGCGTCGGGTTATCGCCTGCAGATCCGTGAGAAATTTTCCCCGTGGGTCGGCCGCCTGTGGGAAGAACGCCCGCAGCGCTATTCACGGGCGATGCTGGAAACGATGGCGCTGATCGCTTATCGCCAGCCGATCACCCGGGGCGAAATCGAGGACGTGCGGGGCGTGGCGGTCAACAGCCATATCGTCAAAACCCTGCTGGAGCGCGAGTGGATCCGCATCGTCGGCTACCGCGACGTGCCCGGCAAACCGGCGATGTTTGCCACCACCAAGGTGTTTCTCGACCACTTCAACCTGAAAAACCTCGACGACCTGCCGCCGCTTGCCGAGTTGCGCGAGATGGAAGCCGAGCCGGTGCTGGATTTCGACGACGCGCCGGTGCCGCAAGGCCTGCAGGAACTGGCCGACGCCAGCGCCGAGCCGGAAGAACCGAAGGACGAAACCAGCTTCCATACCTTGCTGCTTGAACTGGACGATATGGAGCAGGGCATCAAGACCGACTTTGATGATTTGCTGCGTGAGGGTGCAGTTGAACCTGAAATCGGGGTGAACGTTGAGGTTGAGGCAGACGTCGAAGTGGAGCCGGAGCCCGAAGAAGACATTCTTGGCGTTGCACAAGCCCGCGAAAAACTCCTGGCCGCCGTCGCCGCCCTCGAACAGCCGCCGCTGAGCGACGAAGAAGACGAAGCCCGCGCGCTGGCCGAGGCCATCGAGGCCGAGCGCCACCAGCTTGATGATTAA
- a CDS encoding DUF1289 domain-containing protein, with protein MSSTKDPCISICKFTDDICVGCGRSKREIRAWKKLDKADKRTVLAEAELRLLALGATGRRKSK; from the coding sequence ATGAGTTCAACCAAAGACCCCTGCATCAGCATCTGCAAATTCACCGATGACATCTGCGTGGGCTGTGGCCGCAGCAAGCGCGAAATCCGTGCGTGGAAGAAACTCGACAAAGCCGACAAACGCACTGTCCTGGCCGAAGCCGAACTGCGCCTGCTGGCCCTGGGCGCCACCGGTCGGCGGAAAAGCAAATGA
- the rluB gene encoding 23S rRNA pseudouridine(2605) synthase RluB, whose product MNDQDQNDSQEIGPAGEKLQKVLARIGVGSRRDVEAWITQKRIKVNGVEATLGQRVDLHDAITIDGKVIKREEAAESVRRVIMYNKPDGEICTRDDPEGRPTVFDKMPKPKEGRWINIGRLDINTTGLLMFTTDGELANRLMHPSYEMDREYAVRVRGEVDDEMIERLKAGVVLEDGPARFTDIKQAPGGEGFNHWYHCVVMEGRNREVRRLWESQGLVVSRLKRVRFGPVFLNSDLPMGRWREMSQYEVDILSAEVGLTPVAMPQMNAKSKDKLERMQRKSSRPVPRTERVARTLRPALNAPATGGRISREPQIEGERRPTAPSRQEGERAPRAPRPAPAGGRSNRGESDRPADNASTKRPAKPAANKRPGPKLVADEPSGKRRGAPAGSGQRPGFGRKKPQ is encoded by the coding sequence ATGAACGACCAAGACCAGAACGACAGCCAGGAAATCGGCCCAGCAGGCGAAAAACTGCAAAAGGTGCTGGCCCGTATCGGCGTGGGCTCGCGCCGCGACGTCGAAGCCTGGATCACCCAGAAGCGCATCAAGGTCAACGGCGTCGAGGCTACCCTCGGCCAGCGCGTCGATCTGCACGATGCAATCACCATTGATGGCAAGGTCATCAAGCGTGAAGAGGCCGCCGAATCGGTGCGCCGCGTGATCATGTACAACAAGCCGGACGGCGAGATCTGCACCCGTGACGACCCGGAAGGCCGTCCGACCGTGTTCGACAAGATGCCCAAGCCCAAAGAAGGCCGCTGGATCAACATCGGTCGTCTGGACATCAACACCACCGGGTTGCTGATGTTCACCACCGACGGTGAGCTGGCCAACCGCCTGATGCACCCGTCCTACGAGATGGACCGTGAATACGCCGTGCGTGTACGTGGCGAAGTTGACGACGAGATGATCGAGCGTTTGAAGGCCGGCGTGGTGCTGGAAGACGGCCCGGCCAGGTTCACCGACATCAAGCAGGCGCCAGGCGGCGAAGGTTTCAACCACTGGTACCACTGCGTGGTGATGGAAGGCCGTAACCGTGAAGTGCGTCGCCTGTGGGAATCCCAGGGCCTGGTGGTCAGCCGCCTCAAGCGCGTGCGTTTCGGCCCGGTGTTCCTGAACTCCGACCTGCCGATGGGCCGCTGGCGCGAAATGAGCCAGTACGAAGTCGACATCCTCAGTGCCGAAGTGGGCCTGACGCCGGTCGCGATGCCGCAGATGAACGCCAAGAGCAAAGACAAGCTTGAGCGTATGCAGCGTAAATCGTCGCGTCCTGTGCCGCGCACCGAGCGCGTCGCCCGTACCCTGCGCCCGGCGCTGAATGCACCGGCAACCGGCGGTCGCATCTCCCGTGAGCCGCAGATTGAAGGCGAGCGTCGCCCAACCGCGCCGTCCCGCCAGGAAGGCGAGCGCGCTCCACGTGCGCCGCGTCCAGCGCCGGCCGGTGGTCGCAGCAACCGCGGTGAAAGCGATCGCCCGGCTGACAACGCCAGCACCAAGCGCCCGGCCAAGCCGGCGGCGAACAAGCGTCCTGGCCCGAAACTGGTGGCGGACGAGCCGTCGGGCAAGCGCCGCGGCGCTCCGGCCGGTTCCGGTCAGCGCCCGGGTTTTGGTCGCAAGAAGCCGCAGTGA
- a CDS encoding amino acid permease, producing the protein MSGTHSSSGELKRGLKNRHIQLIALGGAIGTGLFLGSAGVLKSAGPSMILGYAICGFIAFMIMRQLGEMIVEEPVAGSFSHFAHKYWGGFAGFLSGWNCWILYILVGMSELTAVGKYVHYWWPEIPTWVSAAAFFVLINLINLANVKVFGEAEFWFAIIKVVAIVGMIALGSYLLVSGSGGPQASVSNLWDHGGFFPHGVGGLVMAMAIIMFSFGGLEMLGFTAAEADQPRTVIPKAINQVIYRILIFYIGALVVLLSLTPWDSLLTTLNASGDAYSGSPFVQVFSMLGSNTAAHILNFVVLTAALSVYNSGTYCNSRMLLGMAEQGDAPSALAKIDKRGVPVRSILASAAVTLVAVLMNYWIPQHALELLMSLVVATLVINWAMISFSHFKFRQHMQRTGQVPLFKALWYPYGNYICLAFVVFILVIMLMIPGIQISVYAIPVWVAFMWVCYLIKNRRGAQGVLDAAASTVK; encoded by the coding sequence ATGAGTGGAACCCATTCCTCTTCAGGCGAGCTGAAACGCGGCCTGAAAAACCGGCATATCCAGTTGATCGCCCTGGGCGGCGCCATCGGCACCGGCCTGTTCCTGGGCTCGGCAGGCGTGCTCAAATCCGCCGGCCCGTCGATGATCCTGGGCTATGCCATCTGCGGCTTTATCGCCTTCATGATCATGCGCCAGCTGGGCGAAATGATCGTTGAAGAGCCGGTGGCCGGTTCCTTCAGCCACTTTGCCCACAAGTACTGGGGCGGTTTCGCCGGCTTCCTGTCGGGCTGGAACTGCTGGATTCTGTACATTCTGGTGGGCATGTCGGAACTGACGGCTGTCGGCAAATACGTGCACTACTGGTGGCCGGAGATCCCGACCTGGGTCTCGGCGGCGGCGTTCTTCGTGCTGATCAACCTGATCAACCTGGCCAACGTCAAAGTGTTCGGTGAAGCCGAATTCTGGTTTGCCATCATCAAGGTGGTGGCCATCGTCGGCATGATTGCCCTGGGCAGCTACCTGCTGGTCAGCGGCAGCGGCGGCCCGCAAGCCTCGGTCAGCAACCTGTGGGACCACGGCGGTTTCTTCCCCCATGGCGTCGGCGGCCTGGTGATGGCAATGGCGATCATCATGTTCTCGTTCGGCGGCCTGGAAATGCTCGGTTTCACGGCAGCCGAGGCTGACCAGCCACGCACTGTGATCCCGAAAGCGATCAACCAGGTGATCTACCGCATCCTGATTTTCTACATCGGCGCCCTGGTGGTGCTGTTGTCGCTGACGCCATGGGACAGCCTGTTGACCACCCTCAATGCGTCCGGCGACGCCTACAGCGGCAGCCCGTTCGTGCAAGTGTTCTCGATGCTGGGCAGCAACACCGCCGCGCACATCCTCAACTTCGTGGTGTTGACGGCGGCACTGTCGGTATACAACAGCGGCACCTACTGCAACAGCCGCATGCTGCTGGGCATGGCCGAGCAGGGCGACGCGCCGAGTGCGCTGGCGAAGATCGACAAGCGCGGCGTGCCCGTGCGTTCGATTCTCGCGTCGGCAGCGGTGACGCTGGTGGCGGTGCTGATGAACTACTGGATCCCGCAGCACGCGCTGGAACTGCTGATGTCGCTGGTGGTGGCGACCCTGGTGATCAACTGGGCGATGATCAGTTTCTCCCACTTCAAGTTCCGTCAGCACATGCAGCGCACCGGCCAGGTGCCGCTGTTCAAGGCGCTGTGGTACCCGTACGGCAACTACATCTGCCTCGCGTTCGTGGTGTTTATCCTGGTGATCATGTTGATGATTCCGGGGATTCAGATCTCGGTGTACGCCATTCCGGTGTGGGTGGCGTTCATGTGGGTGTGCTACCTGATCAAGAACAGGCGCGGCGCGCAGGGTGTACTTGATGCGGCAGCTTCCACGGTGAAGTGA